The following proteins are co-located in the Neomonachus schauinslandi chromosome 8, ASM220157v2, whole genome shotgun sequence genome:
- the GUCA1ANB gene encoding putative uncharacterized protein GUCA1ANB — protein MCQDSKKPSVPNQEPKTPSGKKVKSPHPALSRSWKQAREQTLVAAYVPVVVDPRGQNLDKLRFNFYTSQYSNSLSPFSTLQKLTCGYLYQRDTDHTRKRVDVPPANLALWRS, from the exons ATGTGCCAG gACTCAAAGAAACCTTCCGTACCCAACCAGGAGCCAAAGACACCATCGGGCAAAAAAGTGAAGTCTCCACACCCTGCCCTGTCCCGGTCGTGGAAGCAGGCCCGCGAGCAGACGCTGGTGGCAGCCTACGTGCCGGTGGTGGTAGACCCGAGGGGGCAGAACCTGGACAAGCTCAGGTTCAACTTCTACACCTCCCAGTACTCCAACTCCCTGAGCCCCTTCTCCACCTTGCAGAAGCTGACCTGTGGCTACCTATACCAAAGGGACACTGATCACACCCGCAAGCGCGTCGACGTGCCTCCTGCCAACCTGGCCTTGTGGCGCTCCTAG